The following are from one region of the Thermoproteus uzoniensis 768-20 genome:
- a CDS encoding 50S ribosomal protein L2, which produces MGKRILVQRRGRGGSQFRSPSWRRDGAVRYPRGVSGYGYVVELLHEPGLNAPVAKIRMADGTEFLNFAAEGMYVGQRIEIGEDASVKPGNILPLRKIPEGTMIYNVEKMYGDGGKYARSGGAYAVVLAHKVEVGKTSIRLPSGRVIDVSSDARASIGIVAGGGRIEKPMLKAGAKYHRSRAKAWKWPLVRGKAMSPYAHPHGGGSHPKGGTPVPRTAPPGQKVGFIASRCTGRGCRRARAQQRA; this is translated from the coding sequence GTGGGCAAACGTATATTGGTGCAGAGGAGGGGGAGGGGAGGTAGCCAGTTCAGATCGCCCAGCTGGAGGAGGGACGGCGCCGTTAGGTATCCGCGCGGCGTCTCCGGCTACGGCTATGTCGTCGAGCTGCTTCACGAGCCGGGGCTCAACGCGCCTGTGGCCAAAATAAGGATGGCCGACGGGACCGAGTTCCTCAACTTCGCCGCCGAGGGTATGTACGTGGGGCAGAGGATAGAGATAGGCGAGGACGCCTCGGTGAAGCCGGGCAATATACTCCCTCTGCGGAAAATACCGGAGGGAACTATGATATACAACGTGGAGAAGATGTACGGCGACGGCGGCAAGTACGCCAGATCGGGAGGCGCCTACGCCGTGGTCCTCGCCCACAAGGTCGAGGTAGGCAAGACGTCCATAAGGTTGCCCAGCGGCCGCGTGATTGACGTCAGCTCGGACGCCAGAGCCTCCATTGGCATCGTCGCCGGAGGCGGCAGAATAGAGAAGCCCATGTTGAAGGCCGGAGCCAAGTACCATAGATCTAGGGCGAAGGCTTGGAAGTGGCCCTTGGTTAGGGGCAAGGCCATGAGCCCGTACGCCCATCCGCACGGAGGCGGTAGCCACCCGAAGGGCGGCACGCCAGTTCCGAGAACCGCGCCGCCTGGCCAAAAGGTCGGCTTCATAGCGTCGAGGTGTACAGGT